A genomic segment from Echeneis naucrates chromosome 20, fEcheNa1.1, whole genome shotgun sequence encodes:
- the LOC115060931 gene encoding carbonic anhydrase 1-like, translating to MSHAWGYAEDNGPERWADNFPIANGPRQSPIDIVPGDSSYDAGLKKLNLKYDPSTCLDILNNGHSFQVTFIDDNDNSTLTDGPISGIYRLKQFHFHWGASDDKGSEHTVAGTKYPAELHLVHWNTKYPSFGEAASQPDGLAVVGVFLQIGNENASLQKVLDAFDTIRTKGKQASFENFNPATLLPSCLDYWTYDGSLTTPPLLESVTWIVCKEPISVSSGQMAKFRSLLFSAEGEAECCMVDNYRPPQPLKGRAVRASFQ from the exons ATGTCTCACGCCTGGGGATACGCAGAGGACAACG GACCTGAGAGATGGGCTGATAACTTCCCCATTGCCAATGGACCCCGCCAGTCTCCCATTGACATCGTACCTGGTGATTCATCATACGACGCGGGGCTGAAGAAGCTCAACCTGAAGTACGACCCCTCCACCTGCCTTGATATCCTCAACAACGGACATTCCTTCCAAGTGACCTTCATAGATGACAACGACAACTCAA CTCTGACAGACGGACCAATCTCAGGAATATACAGGCTCAAGCAATTTCATTTCCACTGGGGAGCTTCTGATGACAAAGGCTCTGAGCACACTGTGGCTGGGACCAAGTACCCTGCTGAG CTCCATTTGGTGCACTGGAATACCAAATACCCGAGCTTCGGGGAGGCAGCTAGCCAGCCCGATGGCCTCGCTGTCGTTGGCGTTTTCCTGCAG attGGTAATGAAAATGCGAGTCTCCAGAAGGTTCTGGATGCCTTTGATACCATCAGAACCAAA GGCAAGCAGGCTTCTTTTGAAAACTTCAACCCTGCTACTCTCCTCCCCAGCTGCCTCGACTACTGGACGTATGATGGCTCCCTGACCACACCCCCTCTGCTGGAGAGCGTTACCTGGATTGTCTGCAAAGAGCCAATCAGCGTCAGCTCTGGCCAG ATGGCCAAATTCCGCAGCCTACTCTTCTCTGCTGAGGGGGAGGCCGAGTGCTGCATGGTGGACAACTACCGTCCTCCCCAGCCACTCAAAGGTCGTGCTGTCCGTGCTTCCTTCCAGTAG